One Gemmatimonadota bacterium genomic window, GGTCTGCGACGCCGGCCCGGTGTTCGACATGCAGGAGGTCGTGCTGTGACGGCACAACCCGATTTGACGGTAAACATAGGTGCGCTGAAGCTGAGGAATCCCGTGCTCGCCGCGTCGGGCACCTTCGGATACGGATCGGAGTACGGCCGGTTCGTGGATCTCTCCGATTTCGGCGGTATCGTCACGAAGACGCTCACGCCGGAGCCCTGGCCGGGCAACCCTCCGCCCCGGGCCGCGGAGACGGCCGCCGGCATGCTCAATTCCATCGGACTGCAGAACGTGGGCGTGGAGGCCTTCATCCAGGACAAGATGCCGTACTTGAGAAAGGTGGACACCGCGTTGATCGTCAACGTGGGCGGAGGTCCGGTGGAGGAGTTCGTCTACGTGACCGAACGCCTGTCAGACTGCGAGGGCATCGATGCCCTGGAGATCAACATGTCCTGCCCGAACGTGTCCGGAGGCATGGACTTCAGTACCGATCCACGGCGCGCGGCGGAACTGGTTTCCACGCTTCGGGGCGTCACGGAACTGCCGCTCATCGCCAAACTCACGCCGAACGTCACAGACATCGGGGAGATCGCACGCAGTGTCGAAGAGGCCGGCGCCGACGCCATATCGGCCATCAACACCCTGCGAGGCATGGCGGTGGACATCCGCACGCGCCGCCCCATGCTCGGCGCCGTCACGGGGGGGCTGTCGGGTCCGGCCATCAAGCCCGTGGCCGTAGCGGC contains:
- a CDS encoding dihydroorotate dehydrogenase; its protein translation is MTAQPDLTVNIGALKLRNPVLAASGTFGYGSEYGRFVDLSDFGGIVTKTLTPEPWPGNPPPRAAETAAGMLNSIGLQNVGVEAFIQDKMPYLRKVDTALIVNVGGGPVEEFVYVTERLSDCEGIDALEINMSCPNVSGGMDFSTDPRRAAELVSTLRGVTELPLIAKLTPNVTDIGEIARSVEEAGADAISAINTLRGMAVDIRTRRPMLGAVTGGLSGPAIKPVAVAAVYRIASQVNVPVIGIGGIMSGEDAVEFLVAGATAVQVGTATFVEPRAGPSVARTLAEWCAASEVHSVRSLIGSIQIPSQEDAPCHRS